The following nucleotide sequence is from Pedobacter sp. PACM 27299.
AAAAGATGAAACTGCAGATAAAAAGCAGAGCCCCAATGAAATAGACATTACTGTTGGTTAAACCTACAACAATTGAAATGAGCGTGATCAAACCAGTCGTGATCAGCATGGCATTTCTTCGGTGAACAATTGGACCTGGAGTATCTACAACACTCACGCACAAAGCACCTAAGGATAAGGTCATTCCGTATTGCAGCAGACCAAATTGAGCAAGAATAAGTGAAGGACAAAGTACCCCGATAGTAATTCTGAGGCCATCAGCGAAATAGGTGCTTAATAAAAAATCCTGAATGCTTCTGATTGGACGATTGAACATAGCGTAAAAATAGATTTACAATCATCAATTGTGCCATTAACAACTGCTTTATGCAAAATAACAAAATCATACCACAGTATTAACATATATTGCCTCATATCTAATATTAATTTTATTTCTGATAATATTACTTTAAGAAATGTAAACGTTTTTATCTATTTTAGTTTTTCAAAAGGATTTTCTTTCATAAAACGGCCATAATAGCCATTAGAAGGCCAAATTTTTGTCACCTGGAATTTGAGTCAGGAACGAGGCTAAAATGACGCGTGTAGTATAGGTTGAATGCGCCTTAAAATGCTTTAAATCAGCTAAATAATGTTATTTTTTCTATTCTTTTTTTATAACCAAAAATGCGATATGGCGCTCATAATCAAGCTAATATTTGCCAAGTAAAACTGATTCTAATGATTGCGCTCAAATGGAGTTCATCACATTGATTAAGATATAAAACGGCGATGTGAATCAATTTTTGGATCGCTGAGAATCGCGTATAATTAAATTCCTGGACAGAACACCGGAATATTCAAATCTAGGACGCTCAATTATCCCAAACCGCTCTCTTATTTATTCTTTTAATATGTCTGATAATTAATATTATGTTAAGTAGTGTTTTACAACAGCCTATTCTCTAGGCTGTATGTATAAATAATAAAGATGGATCTGGAATAATAAACATGATCGGTTTTAAAACTCTTCGAGCTTCCCTTTCAGCTCTTGAACCTTATCAAGTCTATTTTTTCTGGTATAAATATCAATCAGTAATTGAACAGTAGATTTGTCATTCTGATTGATTTCATGAGCTTGTAATAAAGCAATTTCAGCACGATTGATTAAAGAGGTAAACGACGGTCCGTTATCATTCTTTTTTGCTTTCAGAGATTCGTTTGCAGCGTTAACATAAGCGATTCCTAATTGATGCAGCGCGTCAAAATAATTCTCATCGATACTCAAAGCTTTGTTATAAGCCAATATCGCAGTGTTGTTATTTGATTTAGTTTGGTGTAAATATCCGTAAAGAAAATACAGCAGTTTATTTTTACTCTCTACTTTTAACGTAGCTTCAATAACGCGAATTGCATCGTCATATTTTTCTGTATCCAACAACAGATTGATGTAATCATTGGTCAGGTAAATATTATAGGGATTCATTTTTATGCCATCCTCTAATGATTTCAATGCCAATTCATTTTCGAATTTCGAAGAATATATGCCGCTTAGCTTTTGATATACGATAGGATTTTTAATTCCGTTATCTTTAGCTCTTTTATAATAGACCAATGCTTTGTCTAAAGACTGCATATTTTGTGCGGCTAAGGCCGTATTAATTGCTAAAGTAGTATCTTTTGGAAAGAAATCACTTACTTC
It contains:
- a CDS encoding tetratricopeptide repeat protein; the encoded protein is MKKIYLFNAAILVLLSANHAFSQKSQLQIARNSVGKLQLAIAGKQDEKKQLSILGEGIKAAEAAQNDKKTKKWPETWAIKAYLSAYVSIIDTDVNNSDRYYTLAVEAIDSAKRLDKFQANTQLISAAVYNVNIKKQDKGNTAFASNDFSTAYELLKEVSDFFPKDTTLAINTALAAQNMQSLDKALVYYKRAKDNGIKNPIVYQKLSGIYSSKFENELALKSLEDGIKMNPYNIYLTNDYINLLLDTEKYDDAIRVIEATLKVESKNKLLYFLYGYLHQTKSNNNTAILAYNKALSIDENYFDALHQLGIAYVNAANESLKAKKNDNGPSFTSLINRAEIALLQAHEINQNDKSTVQLLIDIYTRKNRLDKVQELKGKLEEF